In the genome of Deltaproteobacteria bacterium, the window ACCGGGCTTCTATTTGCGCCGCTGCTACTTCGACACCGCTTGCGCCCACGTGCCGGCGCTGCACTGCGCCCGCGCTACTTGGGGAGTGAACACACTGGTCTTCGGCACCGACGTGCCCCATGTGCCCAACACCGAGAAAGAAACTTTCGCCGCCCTGCAGCAAACTGGCTGGGTGCAGTCAGAGTTGGACGATATTCTTGGCGGAACGGCGAGGCGCCTGATGGCGTAGGCCCGTTCAACGGACGCACCAAAGGAGCTTTTTATGATGGTCATGCCCTACGGCGACGATCGCCTCATATTGATCCTGCAAGTCGATCATTCCAAAGTCACCGGCTGGTTCGCGGCCCATTGGGGCAACGACAACTTCGCTCGGCCATCGCCCTACGCTGCGATGGTCCTGGCAGCACAAGAGCATGACACCGGCTGGTGGGATTGGGAGATCAAGCCACAGCTCAATGCCGAAGGCTTGCCGCCCGATTACATCGGCAGCATCAAACACCTAGGCGGCAAAGTCTGGCTCGATTTCTATCGCCACGGCATCGAGCGCCTGGCCGAGCAAGACAGCTACGCCGGCTATATTGTTTCGCTTCATTCCGATGGCCTGCTCACTCAGGGACGCGGCCTCTTGCCGTACATGCCGGATTACAAAGTCTATCCCGAGGTTTTGGAGTTTCTCGCCGAGCAGGAAAAGTATCGCGCTGAACTCATGGAACAACTAAAAGTCTCGCCAGAGTATCGCGACCATCTCTCCGATGAACAGCTCTGGACCAATTTCAAATTGATGGAAGTCTACGACCAGATGGGCCAGTTTGTCTGCAACCGCTATCCGTTCAACAACACCGAGCGCAAAAATGGCCCAAGCAACACCATGAGCAACGTGCCGACGCCGACGAAGCCCGGGAAAGAAGACACGATTCTGACTTTCAACATTAAGGACGAGAGCCGCGCCGTGGTCACCCCCTACCCTTTCGATATCGACCCGCTGCCGGTGTCGTTCCAAGCGCGGGTTATGCCGAAGCGTCCCTATGGCAATCAAAGCGAGTTTCTCGGCGAGTACTACCGCGCCGAAAAGATCACGATCAACTATTCGCTGTACTCGCATTAATCTAGATATTCTCCCCTTTTAGAATAGGAGGATTCCATAGTGCACCATCGTTATCAGTCAACCCCAACTCGGATGATGATCCTCGCGGCATTCGTCGCTGCGCTGGCCACGCCTAAAGTCGGCTTCGCTCAAGCCAAGCCTCTTACGAAAGTGCGGCTAGCCACCTCCACAGCCGGCCTCGACTTCGCGCCGATCTGGATCGCCCAGCGCAAAGGCTTTTTTAAAGAAGAAGGCCTCGACTTCGAGCATATTTTGACCACCGGCGGCGCCGTCACCATGGCGGCGCTGATGAACGGCGAAGTTCAGTTCGTTTCCACCGCGGCCTCCGACGTCCTGGTCGCCCGCGCGCGCGGCGACCGTTTGCAAGCGGTCGGCATTTTTCCGGCATCGCTGGAATGGCATATCGCCACCAACAACAAATGGATCGAGAGCCGCGGCCTGAACAAAGCACAGGTGGCAAAGATGACCGTGGCGCAAAAGGTCCAAGCGCTCAAAGGCACGACGATTGGCGCCGCCACCGTCGGCGGCGCACCGGCACAGGTGGCTCGCTATCTTTTGCGCCAGAACAACTTGAAACCCGACGCCGACGTGCGCTTCGCCGCCGTCGGCGCCGGCGCCTCACGCGTCAACGCGCTGAAAAACGGCCAGGTCGATATGATCATCGGCGGCATTCCCGATACCGAGCAGCCCGAGCTGGAAGGTTGGGGCGTGACGTTCATACGCTTGGGCCACGAGATCGAAATCTTCAAAGATTACCCGCATGAATCGGTGCACGGCATCGACAGCTACATTCGCGCGAATACCGATACCACGCGCGCGTTGGTGCGCGCCATCGCCCGCGGCAACAACCTGATCATCGACAACCCGGCGGAATCCGACGAGTTGCTAGTCAAGCAATTTCCCAAAGTCAGCCCCACCGTGCTAAAAACCGTTATGGCGCGCAGCCGGCCGACGTTTCGGCGCAACCTGCGCATGACCAAGTCGGGCTGGGATAACATGCACAAAGTGATGGCGGCCGTGGGCTTGCTCAAGTCCGAGCTGAATTTGAACGAAGGCGAAATCTGGACCAACCAATACTTGCCGCAATAGAAGACTGACACGTTAACGCCCTTCGATGCACGCTTCGCGCTGCACGGGGCGAACGGAATTTCTTGCCCATATTTAGCTAAATTCGATGGATCTAAAGACCGCCGCGCCCCAGGCGCAAACCAGCGCCAGTGAATCCGCCGAGGATCAACAATCAAGAGACACCCAGCTCAACGGCACTCGGGCGTTTCTGATTGCGCTGCCAGGTCTGGTCACGGCGATTTGCTGGGAGTTTGCCGCCAGACAATGGCCGGATGTGGCACGGCTCGTCAGTCAGCCAACTGAAATCACCCGCGGCGTGTTCGACGTCATCGTCACCGGCACCATCTGGCAACACTTTCAGACGACTTTGACGGAGATGGCGGTGGGCTATGTCATCGGTGCGATCACGGGCGTCGCCCTGGGCTTTCTCTTTGGCCGGGTGAAACTGCTCGGCGATATTTTCAACCCCTACATCACGCTGTTCAACGGCATTCCCAAAGTCGCCCTGGCGCCGGTGTTCGTCATTTGGTTCGGCATCGGCATCGTGTCGAAGATCGCGATCATTCTGACCATGGTATTCTTCGTGGTCTTCATCAACACCTTTGCCGGGCTGCGCTCAGTCAACGAAGAGTACGTCAACATCGTCCGCCTGATGGGCGCGAGCCATTGGCAAGTCGTGCGCGAAGTATTTTTGCCGGGCACGCTGCCGTTTATCATGGTCGGCCTGCGCGCCGGCATTCCGTTTTCGGTGATCGGCGCCGTCGTCGGCGAATTCATCGCGGCGACCAAGGGACTCGGCTATTTCATCAACTACCATCAGGGCACCTACGACACCAATGGCATTTTTGTCGGCGTGACGATTTTGGCAATTCTCGTGGTCGTCCTCGATTGGCTGCTGTCGTTGGTCGAGCGGCGCTTACTCAAGTGGCGTCCGGAAGTGGAAGCGAAAAGCGTCGGCGCCTAGAGATCCTCGATTTGGCATTACATGCTCACTCCGAAGCCGCCTCCGATGTCCCGAGTAGCGTGGGTAGGTTCCGTGAAATCGGTCAGCGCGGAGCGCGTATCGAGGGAAGGGTCACTTCTTTCCAAAGATTCTGCTGAAAAACCAAGAATGCTTCGTCA includes:
- a CDS encoding DUF3891 family protein, giving the protein MMVMPYGDDRLILILQVDHSKVTGWFAAHWGNDNFARPSPYAAMVLAAQEHDTGWWDWEIKPQLNAEGLPPDYIGSIKHLGGKVWLDFYRHGIERLAEQDSYAGYIVSLHSDGLLTQGRGLLPYMPDYKVYPEVLEFLAEQEKYRAELMEQLKVSPEYRDHLSDEQLWTNFKLMEVYDQMGQFVCNRYPFNNTERKNGPSNTMSNVPTPTKPGKEDTILTFNIKDESRAVVTPYPFDIDPLPVSFQARVMPKRPYGNQSEFLGEYYRAEKITINYSLYSH
- a CDS encoding ABC transporter substrate-binding protein; the encoded protein is MHHRYQSTPTRMMILAAFVAALATPKVGFAQAKPLTKVRLATSTAGLDFAPIWIAQRKGFFKEEGLDFEHILTTGGAVTMAALMNGEVQFVSTAASDVLVARARGDRLQAVGIFPASLEWHIATNNKWIESRGLNKAQVAKMTVAQKVQALKGTTIGAATVGGAPAQVARYLLRQNNLKPDADVRFAAVGAGASRVNALKNGQVDMIIGGIPDTEQPELEGWGVTFIRLGHEIEIFKDYPHESVHGIDSYIRANTDTTRALVRAIARGNNLIIDNPAESDELLVKQFPKVSPTVLKTVMARSRPTFRRNLRMTKSGWDNMHKVMAAVGLLKSELNLNEGEIWTNQYLPQ
- a CDS encoding ABC transporter permease, encoding MDLKTAAPQAQTSASESAEDQQSRDTQLNGTRAFLIALPGLVTAICWEFAARQWPDVARLVSQPTEITRGVFDVIVTGTIWQHFQTTLTEMAVGYVIGAITGVALGFLFGRVKLLGDIFNPYITLFNGIPKVALAPVFVIWFGIGIVSKIAIILTMVFFVVFINTFAGLRSVNEEYVNIVRLMGASHWQVVREVFLPGTLPFIMVGLRAGIPFSVIGAVVGEFIAATKGLGYFINYHQGTYDTNGIFVGVTILAILVVVLDWLLSLVERRLLKWRPEVEAKSVGA